From Cellulophaga lytica DSM 7489, a single genomic window includes:
- a CDS encoding HD domain-containing protein, whose product MINSDIIAQTKVFVKKTLEGAEGGHDWFHIERVYNNTMLLAKDEAVNQLVVALGALLHDIADAKFYNGDETVGPKMATDFLRSIQVDEKIIDHVVKIIENISFKSSLKVDDATTAKPFTSLELQVVQDADRLDAIGAIGIARAFNYGGFKNREMYNPEIAPNLNMTKEEYKKSTAPTINHFYEKLLLLKDKMNTKSGAKLAEQRHLYMIAFLEQFYNEWNGKL is encoded by the coding sequence ATGATAAATTCTGATATAATAGCACAAACTAAAGTCTTTGTAAAAAAAACTTTAGAAGGTGCAGAAGGTGGCCATGATTGGTTTCATATAGAACGTGTGTATAACAACACAATGCTTTTGGCTAAAGATGAAGCTGTAAACCAATTGGTAGTTGCTCTTGGGGCACTACTACATGATATAGCCGATGCTAAATTTTATAATGGCGATGAAACTGTTGGCCCTAAAATGGCAACAGATTTTTTAAGATCTATACAGGTTGATGAAAAAATTATAGATCACGTTGTAAAAATTATAGAAAACATTTCTTTTAAGAGTAGTTTAAAGGTTGATGATGCAACTACAGCAAAACCTTTTACCTCTTTAGAACTACAAGTGGTGCAAGATGCAGATAGGTTAGATGCTATTGGTGCAATTGGTATTGCGCGTGCTTTTAATTATGGCGGATTTAAAAACAGGGAAATGTATAACCCTGAAATTGCTCCTAATTTAAATATGACCAAAGAGGAATATAAAAAATCTACAGCACCAACAATTAATCATTTTTATGAAAAATTATTGCTCTTAAAAGATAAAATGAATACCAAAAGTGGTGCAAAGCTAGCAGAGCAAAGACATTTGTATATGATTGCATTTTTAGAGCAGTTTTATAACGAATGGAACGGTAAACTATAA
- a CDS encoding TerB family tellurite resistance protein: MLKWLFAILGSVFYKIPGGIAGFFIGSLLDNLVGSKANKSRGSVFNDMTRQSVSPADFEMQLISLCSIVIKADGKVSKTELDYVRQYFVQTYGKEKANAIFRTFNEVNKKHEISAKRICYYLNQRVRYEVRLQLVHFLFGIAQADGSVTAAEVEVIRDIAAYFKLGKRDYESVKAMFVASADTAYKILEIDKSATDDEVKKAYRSMAKKYHPDKVVTQNEAIKKGAEEKFKEVQKAYETIQKERGIS, translated from the coding sequence ATGTTAAAATGGTTATTTGCAATACTAGGCAGTGTATTTTATAAAATTCCTGGTGGTATTGCTGGTTTTTTTATTGGTAGCCTTTTAGACAATCTTGTGGGTAGCAAGGCCAATAAAAGTAGAGGTTCCGTATTTAATGATATGACTCGCCAAAGTGTGTCTCCTGCAGATTTTGAAATGCAATTAATATCTCTCTGCTCTATAGTTATTAAAGCAGATGGCAAAGTAAGTAAAACCGAGTTGGATTACGTACGCCAATATTTTGTACAGACCTACGGAAAAGAAAAAGCTAACGCTATTTTTAGAACCTTTAATGAGGTAAACAAAAAACACGAAATTTCTGCAAAACGTATTTGCTATTACCTAAATCAACGTGTACGTTATGAAGTTAGGTTGCAGTTAGTACATTTTTTATTTGGCATTGCACAGGCCGATGGTTCTGTAACCGCTGCAGAGGTAGAAGTTATTAGAGATATTGCAGCCTACTTTAAACTAGGCAAAAGAGATTATGAAAGCGTAAAAGCAATGTTTGTAGCATCTGCAGATACTGCCTATAAAATATTAGAGATTGACAAAAGCGCTACAGATGACGAGGTTAAAAAAGCCTATAGATCTATGGCTAAAAAATACCACCCAGATAAGGTTGTTACCCAAAACGAAGCAATAAAAAAAGGAGCAGAAGAAAAGTTTAAAGAGGTACAAAAAGCCTATGAAACTATACAGAAGGAACGCGGTATTAGCTAA
- a CDS encoding lysophospholipid acyltransferase family protein: MQKLISYPLTALYFLFFGLSLVVFHPIQWVCYNVFGYTAHKKSVSLLNWFLMRSTHFLGTRYSFKKETKIPTDRPIIFVANHQSMNDIPPLIWFFRKNHPKFVSKKELGKGIPSVSYNLRHGGSVLIDRKDARQALTEIAKLGKYIEKHNRSAVIFPEGTRSRTGHPKRFQPMGLKILMKNAPSALIVPISINNSWKLLKYGKYPYGLGSHFTIDVHAPVEIKGNADDIIAQVEQTVTAGVTSFK; the protein is encoded by the coding sequence ATGCAAAAACTTATATCATATCCGTTAACGGCATTGTATTTTTTATTTTTTGGACTTTCATTAGTCGTTTTTCATCCTATACAATGGGTTTGTTACAATGTATTTGGCTACACTGCTCATAAAAAAAGCGTTAGTCTTTTAAACTGGTTTTTAATGCGTAGTACACACTTTTTAGGTACGCGTTATTCGTTTAAAAAAGAGACCAAAATACCTACAGATAGGCCTATTATATTTGTAGCAAACCACCAGAGTATGAACGATATTCCGCCACTTATTTGGTTCTTTAGAAAAAATCATCCAAAGTTTGTAAGCAAAAAAGAGTTGGGTAAAGGCATACCAAGTGTATCTTATAATTTAAGGCACGGAGGTTCTGTTTTAATAGACCGCAAAGATGCTAGGCAAGCACTTACAGAAATTGCAAAACTTGGTAAATACATAGAAAAACACAATCGTAGTGCAGTAATTTTTCCAGAAGGTACCAGAAGTAGAACAGGGCACCCTAAACGGTTTCAGCCAATGGGACTTAAAATTCTTATGAAAAATGCACCATCAGCCTTAATTGTTCCTATAAGCATTAACAATTCTTGGAAACTTTTAAAATATGGGAAATATCCATATGGCTTAGGCAGTCATTTTACAATAGACGTACACGCACCTGTAGAAATAAAAGGTAATGCAGATGATATAATTGCTCAAGTAGAACAAACAGTAACCGCTGGTGTAACTTCTTTTAAATGA
- a CDS encoding BrxA/BrxB family bacilliredoxin: MYPAELVKPMREDLTSVGFEELFTAEAVEKAINAEGTTLVVVNSVCGCAAANARPGAKMSLLNDKKPSNTVTVFAGVDTEAVNAARGLMVPFPPSSPSMALFKNGELVHMIERHHIEGRPAEMIAENLKEAYNEFC, from the coding sequence ATGTACCCAGCAGAATTAGTAAAACCAATGAGAGAGGATTTAACCTCTGTAGGTTTTGAAGAATTATTCACAGCAGAAGCTGTAGAAAAAGCAATAAATGCAGAAGGTACTACTTTGGTAGTGGTTAACTCTGTTTGTGGTTGTGCTGCTGCTAATGCAAGACCAGGCGCAAAAATGAGCTTATTAAACGATAAAAAACCAAGTAATACGGTTACCGTTTTTGCAGGTGTAGACACAGAAGCAGTTAATGCAGCAAGAGGACTAATGGTTCCTTTTCCTCCTTCTTCTCCAAGTATGGCATTATTTAAAAACGGAGAATTAGTGCATATGATAGAACGCCACCATATTGAAGGTAGACCAGCTGAAATGATTGCTGAAAACTTAAAAGAAGCATACAACGAATTCTGTTAA